GCCGTTGCGTACAAGAAGTGCCGGGAGTTGGTACAGCGGCTGCTGGCGTGACGGATTGCCGACAAAGTCACCGGCTGTCATCGCAAGACGTACACCACATCCGCGTGGCAGAGTTGTCCCATGCTGACAGTGATAGGTGAAGCGTTGGTTGATGTCGTCCAGCGTTCCTCGGGAGTCGACGCCCACGTGGGCGGAAGTCCGCTCAACGTCGCCGTTGGGCTGGCCAGGCTGGACCATGCAGTCCAGTTCATCGGCCGTTTCGGGAAGGACGCTTACGGGGAATCGATAGCTGCGCATCTGCGCTCCAGTTCCGTCATGGTTCCGCTACCGCCCGACGAGAGTCCCACCAGCGTGGCCACGGCCCTGATCGACGACGACGGCGCTGCCAGCTACACCTTCGACCTCGCCTGGGAGCTTCCCGGCCTCGCAGCGCGCCTCCCCTTCATGCTTCAGGGGACATCACTCCTGCACACGGGCTCGATTGCCACCATGTTGGAGCCGGGCGCAGCGGATGTCCTTGCCGCCGTCGAGCATGCCCATCCGAATGCGACCGTTAGCTTCGATCCCAACTGCCGGCCCAGCATCATCAAGGATCGCGACTATGCGCGAGCCCAAGTGGAGCGTTTCGTGGCGCTTGCCGACGTGGTCAAGGCCTCCGACGAGGACCTTGAGTGGCTCTATCCCGGCGTCGACGTCTTGGAATCGGCCCGGCGCTGGCTGGCCCTGGGCGGCAGTGGGGGACCCGCCGTCGTGGTCGTCACGCGAGGCGCAGACGGCCCCTGGGGCGTCACGGCCGCGGGCGAGGCCCAGGTGGACGCCCCGAAGGTAGAGGTGGCGGATACGGTGGGTGCCGGCGATTCCTTCATGGCCGCGCTGCTCTCGGGGATCGTTGACCGCGGACTGGCAGGGGCCCAAAACCGGGAAGAGCTGCACGCCATGCCCGCCGAAGTGCTTGAAGGGATCCTCAACCATGCGGCGCGAGCCGCCGCAATCACGGTTTCCCGGCCGGGCGCGAACCCGCCCACCCGGGCCGAACTCAACGCCTTGGGCGTCCCGGAGTCCGGGGTAGGCGTCGAAAGGCAGCCATGAGCTACGCCGACCTTCCACAGGTCCCGTCCTTCGATGTCACCAGCAAGTCGTTCAAGGATGGTGACGTACTCAGCAGCGCCCAGACCAGCAAGCGCTTCGGCGTGGCGGGCGGCAAGGACGAATCCCCGGAACTGAGCTGGAATGGAGCCCCGGCGGGAACCAAGGGCTACGTCGTCACAGTCTTCGACCCCGATGCACCCAGGGCCGGTGGCTACTGGCACTGGGCCGTGGTCAACATAGCCGCCGGTACGAACTCCTTGCCGGCTGGTGCCGGCGTTCAGGGCGGCTCGCACCTGCCGGCGGGCGCGTTTCAACTCAAGAACGACGGCGGGTTCCCCGGTTACCTAGGTGCGGCGCCTCCGCCTGGGCATGGCCCGCATCGGTACATCGTGGCCGTGCATGCCGTCGACGTCGAAGAGCTGGGTCTCGAAGCCGGTGCCTCCACGGAAGCCCTCGTCCGCAAGCTGGCAGCCCACACCTTGGGCAGGGCCGTCATCACGGGCCACTTCGAGCGGCGCTAGCTTGGGGGCGACTTCCGTGTCGGCCGTCCCACGTAGACTGACATAATGCGGCTCGTAGCAAGTGACATTGACGGCACCATCCTTGGCCATGACGGCAAGATCAGCAGCCGCACGATCCGCGCTTTCCATGCCTGCCGTGACGCGGGCATCGAGGTGGTGTTCGTGACAGGGCGGCCGCCGCGCTGGCTCTACCCCCTCCGGGAGCAAATCGGGCACAGCGGCATCGTGATTTGTTCAAATGGGGCAGTGGTGTGGGATCTTGAAGCTGACAAGCTGATTTCGGCCAATGCCTTGAGCATCGAGTCCGTGCTGGAGGCCCGCCGGATCATCAAGCAGCTCCGACCCGACGCCTTGTTCGCGACCGAAACCCTGACCGGATTCCATCTCGAGCCCGGGTTCATCGAGAACGAAACCAGCGAGCTCCTGGCCGAGTTCACCCCTGCTTGGTTGGACGAAACGCTGACCGCGGACGACGCCGTCGTGAAGTTCCTTGCGGTGACGCGGAGCGGCACCCCGGATGATTTCCTGGCAACGGTGCAGCCTGCCGTCGCGCATCTGGTGGAAACCACCCACTCGGCGCCGCGGACCGCGCTCTTGGAAATGTCGGCGCTCGGTATCAACAAAGCCGTCACACTCGCTGAATATGCGGCGTCCCGGGGCATCGAGGCTGCTGACGTGGTGGCTTTCGGCGACATGCCCAACGACGTCGAGATGCTGCGTTGGGCGGGCGACGGTTACGCGATGGCCAGCGGCCATCCGGAGGCGATCAGCGCAGCCGGCCAGCAAGCACCCCATTTCGACGACGACGGCGTGGCCCAGATCCTCGAGGCAAAGCTCGCTTCCCTGCGGGTCTAGGCAGCCCTGGGTTCCCTGGCCGCTGCGCACCGGCCGCTAGCTCGGCGCCCGCAGCCCGTGGCTGTGCGCCAAGGCAATGGCTTCTGTTCGTGAACCTACGCCGAGTTTCCTGAAGATATTCCTGACATGGAATTTAACGGTGTTTTCGCTGATGTGTAGCTTGGCGGAGATGGCTCGGTTGCGCTGTCCGGCCGCCAACAGTTGAAGAACTTCCATTTCGCGCTCGGCCAGGCCCCATCCACCGATATCGCCCACGGGGGCTGATGGCGGGTCCAGCGGCATGACCACCTGCACGTCCGCTCCCCAGCCGGCCATGACCTCGATGTTCATTCGGCCGTCCAGCGCTGCCACTCTGCTGTTGAGCCGCGCAATGTTGGGCGAATCCGCAGTCAGTTCACCCAGGCCGTCGTCTCGCACATTGATGAGCAGGTTCACGCCGTCGCAATCCCACTGCACCCGGACGCGCCTCACCGCAGGCTGGTCCACGATGGCCAGTACCAGACCCCGCACGATCGCCCGGGCAGCGTGCGCGACTTCGCCGGGCAAGGCGCGCCCGTTCACCGGCGGTTCGATGAACTGGACGTCGAGTCCGCTGAAGTGCATGAGTGGCCGCAGGTCCTCCCGCAGCCTTTCAAACGCCGTGGCCACAGGCTCTTCTACGAGATCCGATGTGCGGTCGCTCAAGGTCCGCAGATTGACGAGCGAGGTCGCGGCAAGATCCGTGACGGCCTTGCGGGCCGCGGCGTCGTCGAGGGAGCTTGATCGTAGCGCCGCCAACATCGTCTCGAGCGTGGTGGAATGCCTGTCCACGAGTTCGGCAGTGACGCGGAGCCGCTCGGCGGACGCCGCCCGGGATTCCAAGAGGTACGACGGCGGCGCGTCCGCCACCTTCTCCTGGATGCGCCGTGCCGTGAGTTGCCACAGATAGTCGAGCACCCGCAGCGCCGACTCCCGCTCCAGCGGTTCCTTGGGCAGGACCGGCTCCGTCAGGGCCAGCAGCGCATTGGTCTCGGACGTCAAGGAAAGAACGGGAAGCCGGCCTCCGGCGATGATCGCGTCTCCCTGCCAAGCCTCGCCTTCCGCAACATGGGAGCGCAACTGGTCCAGTTCAGGAATGGAGACGCGGCTGATGATGGCTTCCGCCCCGGCCTTCTTCTGGGGCCGGCCAGTGCAGTCCTCGGTGAAAATGACCAGCGCGCTGCTGCCCACATAGGGCAATGCTGCTTCACGAAGCCGTTCGGCGATGCTCATCAACGGGGCGTTCGCTAGTGCGGCAATTGCTTCGAGGAGCGTCCACGTGCTGGGAGTCATCCCGCCACTTTAGCGGCTCACGTCTTGCGCATACTACCCAAACGGGTAGCCAACACTGCCCATGCTTAGCGTTACACCTATCCGTTCAATCCAGAACGATTGACTCAGACGGAGGATTCACCTGAGCAGGAGATAACGCATGACCACCACCACAGAGACGTTCCACGCCGCCTCGGATGCCCAGCCAAGCGTGGATGTCGAGCTAAGCCTGGCCCTCGTGGGCAGCGAGATCGCAGAAACGGCCGCTGAAGTTGACCTGGGGCAGCTGTCCCGCCTGGCCACGGAAGTCCAGATCGCTGGGAACTCGGCCACGGGAAGGATCTTCGTTGCAGGAGCCGGCCGCAGCGGCCTTGTCCTGCGGATGGCCGCGATGCGGCTGATGCACCTCGGATTCGCCGTGCACATCGCAGGGGACACCACGACGCCGGCCATCCGTTCGGGCGACCTCCTGCTGCTTGCCTCTGGCTCCGGGACGACTTCCGGCGTCGTGCGGGCTGCCGAGACGGCTTCCAAAGCCGGCGCCAGGATCGCCGTGTACACCACGAACGCAACCTCCCCGCTCGCGGAACTGGCCGACGTCGTCGTCATCATTCCTGCGGCGCAAAAGACGGACCACGGATCCACACTGTCCCGCCAGTACTCCGGCAGCCTGTTCGAGCAGGTACTCTTCCTCGCTGCCGAAGCCGTCTTCCAGACCCTGTGGGACAACGACGCAACCCCGGCCGAGGAACTCTGGCTCCGCCACGCCAACCTCGAATAGGCCCTGATATCCACCGCACCAACACCACAACCAACGACGGAAAGAGATCCCCACCATGAAGCTGCAAGTCGCCATCGACGTCCTCACCACCGAAGCTGCCCTCGAAATCGCCGGCAAAGTGGCCGAATACGTTGACATCATCGAACTCGGCACCCCGCTCGTGAAAAGCGAAGGTCTTTCGGCCGTGACCGCACTCAAGGAAGCCCACCCGGACAAGATCGTGTTCGCCGACCTCAAGACCATGGATGCCGGCGAACTCGAAGCCGACATCGCTTTCAAGGCCGGCGCAGACCTCGTCTCAGTGCTCGGCGGCGCGGACGACTCCACCATCGCCGGTGCAGTCAAGGCGGCCAAGGCACACAACAAGGGCATCGTGGTGGACCTGATCGGAGTCTCGGACAAAGTGACCCGAGCGAAGGAAGCCCGCGCCCTCGGTGCCAAGTTCATCGAGTTCCACGCCGGCCTCGACGAGCAGGCAAAGCCGGGCTACAACCTGGACGTCTTGCTGAGCGCCGGCGAGGAGGCCCGCGTGCCGTTCTCCGTCGCCGGCGGCGTGAACCTGTCCACCATCGGAGCCGTCCAGCGCGCCGGAGCGGATGTCGCCGTCGTTGGTGGTTCCATCTACGGCGCAGACGACCCCGCCCTTGCCGCGAAACAACTCCGCGCAGCCATCATCTAAGGTCCAGTTTCCGCCGGGCGCTCCCAACTAGCTAACAGTTAACGTCGTTTTCAGGCCTCTAAACGACAACAATTGCTGGCTAGTTGGGAGCGCTCACCCATTACACAGCTTCAGTCCAACTGCCGTTCAACTACTCCCCGTAGGCTCTTGCCATATTTAGATGCCGATCACAGGGGACATGATGGCCAAGAGAAAGACGACGGGGTGGCCCGAGGCCCCCGTTCGCCGCGCAGTGCCGGCCGAACATTGGAAGCAGTTGCGACGCGGAGACCGGGTGAGAGTCAAGCTCGCGCCCGGGTTTGAGAACCCCGGCCAGGTGGACGCCGTTTCGAGCGACCACAGTGTGGTCTGGGTAAACCTCGACGGCGGTCGCGGCCGCACGCTGGTGCACTGCGGCGACGGCGTAGAGATCGTCCCGCAGGAATCCTGACGGGGTCGCGCGCGGCACAGCCGGGTTACGCTACCCGTGTGAGCCCGCATTTGCCCTTCTTCAGTCGCCCGGACGGACAATCCGCTCCGCTTGCCTTCGCGCACCGCGGTTTTTCGCCGGATGGCCTTGAGAACACGGCCGCGGCATTCAGGGCCGCGCTTGAGCTTGGCTTCACGCACCTTGAAACCGATGCCCGCACCACTGCCGACGGCGTGGTGCTCCTTTTTCACGACGACACCCTCGACCGTGTCACAGATGCCCACGGCCCCATCTCCAGCCTCAGCGCTGCCGAGATTGCCAAGGCGCGGATTGGCGGCCGCGAAGCAATTCCCCGCTTGGCAGACGTCCTGACGGAATTCCCCGAGGCGCGGCTGAACGTCGACGTCAAGGATTGGCATACCGTCAAACCCCTCGCCGGAGTCATCGACCAACTCGATGCCCATGACCGGGTGCTGATCGCGAGCTTTTCCGACCGCAGGCGCCGCGCGGTCCTGCGCTTGCTCCGCCGTCGAACGGCATCTTCGGCGGGCATCGTGTGCAACGCCGCCTTTGCCCTTCTGGGACCGCTTGTTCCGGAAGGATGGCTACGGAAGATCCTGCATGACGTCGATGCCCTCCAGGTACCCGTCCGCTACGGCCCCCTGACGGTAGTGACGCCCGGTTTCCTGCGGCGCGCGCATCGGCTTGGGCTGCAGGTTCACGTCTGGACGGTCAACGATTCCACCGAGATGGCCAGGCTGCTGGACATGGGCGTGGACGGCCTGGTCACGGACCGCGCGGATCGTCTGAAGTCGGTGCTGCAAGGCCGGGGCCAGTGGTGGTGAGCACCCAAACGCGCCCCTCCAGGAAGTCTCGCTCCGCGTCGTTATCCGTGCGCTCCTGCGCGGCCCGGTAAGCGGCGACAGCCTCTGTGTTGCGGCCGAGGCGCCGGAGCAGATCGGCCCGCACGGCGTGGAACAGGTAGTAGTTGCCTAGTTCAAGGACGTCGACGGCGGCAAGCCCCGCGGCGGGCCCTTCCACCTCCGCGAGTGCCACGGCCCGGTTCAAGGCGACCACCGGTGTCGGCGCCATTGCCAGGAGTTGCCCGTACAACGCCAGGATTTGGCGCCAATCCGTGTTCGCGGGCTGTGCGGCATCGCTGTGCACCGCGTTGATGGCAGCTTGCAATTGGTACGGTCCGGGCTGGTTCCGCTTCAGGCATTGCCGCACCAACGACTGCCCTTCCGCTATTTGGTCCCGGTCCCAGAGGCTGCGGTCCTGGTCCGCGAGGAGAACGAGGCCGCCGTCGGAAGTTGTCCGTGCTGCGCGGCGGGCATTCAGCAGGAGCATGAGGGCCAGGAGCCCTTTGGCTTCCGGCTCATCAGGCATGAGTTCCACGATGAGACGGCCCAGGCGCAAGGCCTCGCGGCAGAGGTCTTCGCGCACCAGTCCCGCTCCCGAGCTTGCCGCGTAGCCCTCGTTGAAGACCAGGTAGACCACGGCCAGGACCGACTTCAAGCGCTCGGGCAGCTCGGCCCCGCTCGGTACCCGGTAGGGGATATGGGCGTCACGGATCTTGCCTTTGGCCCGCACGAGGCGCTGGGCCATGGTTGGCTCGGGGACCAGGAAGGCGTGCGCGATTTCGGCGGTGCTGAGCCCGCAAAGGAGCTTGAGCGTCAGGGCGACTTGCGCGGCCCGGTTGATGGCGGGGTGGCAGCACGTAAAGATCAGGCGAAGCCGGTCGTCTTCCACGGCGTCCACCTCGATTCCTTCGGGTTCATCGCTGCTTTCATCGCGGTTTTCATCGCCGTGCAGGAGGGCAGCCTGAGCGAGTTTCTCCCTGCCGGAGGCCTCGCGGCGGAGCCGGTCGATGGCGCGGTTGCGGGCGGTGGTAATGATCCAGCCGGCCGGGCTTGGCGGCAGCCCGGCGTCGGGCCAACGGGCCACGGCCTCGGCGAAGGCGTCCTGGACCGCGTCTTCGGCGGCTTCGATGCTGCCCAAAACGCGGACCAGGACAGCCACGGAGCGTCCATACTCTTTGCGGAATATGTTCCCGATCTCCGAAATATGGACCATGGGGAAACTATTCCCGGTAGCCTGCGAACGGCCGCACCTCGATAGGCAGCGTGGTGGCTTGGGCGGCCTTGCGTCCCCAACCGAGTGCAACATCCAGGTCCGGGGCTTCGATCACCCACAGGCCGCCCACATGTTCCTTGGCCTCTGCGAAGGGGCCGTCCGTGGTGAGTACTTCGCCGTCGTTCACACGCACCACTGTGGAGGTGCTGGCCGGGTGCAGGCCGCCCGTGAAAACCCAGGCGCCGGCGTCGCGCATTTCCTGGTTCAGAACGTCAAGATCGGCCATGATTTTGTTGAGGACTTCGGGTTCCGGGGCGGGGCCGTCGGGCTGGTAGATGCTGAGCAGATAGCGTGACATGACTGTTCCTCCTTGGGATGTGGCGCCGGCACCTTGCCTGCGTCTCACCCTCTATACGAACGGCGTGGGCTGTTTTCGACATCTCCACGCACGAATCTGCGAAAAGCTTAGCCCCGCTGGCAGGATGGGAGCATGCGCATCCTGATTGCCCCGGACAAGTTCAAAGGTTCCCTCACCGCCGCCGAAGCGGCTTCGGCGATGGCCGAAGGGGCACTGCGCGTCTATCCGGATGCCGTGGTGACGCAGTTTCCCATCGCCGACGGTGGTGAAGGAACGCTGGAGGCAGCCGTGGCGGCAGGCTATGAAGAGCGGATCAATGCCGTGGTCGGTCCAATTCTCAAGCCGGTGGGCGCCGCGTGGGCCATCCGGCAAAATGCCTTCGGCGGAGCCACTGCGGTGATCGAAACTGCGCAGGCGTCCGGATTGGCACACATGGATCCGACGCCGGAAAACGCCTTGCGCGCCCACAGCTACGGTTGTGGCCAGCTGATCGCCGCGGCCCTCGACGCCGGAGCCACCGAGATTGTGCTCGGCGTGGGCGGTTCCGCGATGTCCGACGGCGGCAGCGGCGCCTTGCGTGCTCTCGGGCTGAAGCCCTTGGACGCGGCCGGAAACGTGGTTCCGCTCGGCGGTGGCTCGCTCGCCGACGTCGTCTCCCTCGACGTCTCCGGGCTTGATCCGCGCCTGACCGCAGTGAGGTTCCGGATCGCCGTCGACGTCCAGAACCCCCTCTTTGGCAGCGACGGCGCCGCGCATGTTTTCGGTCCGCAAAAGGGTGCGGACGAAGACGCGGTGGAACTGCTCGACGCCGGCCTGCGTAACTGGGCTTCCCTGCTGCGGGCAGTGGTCGGACAGGACGTCAACGTTCCCGGAGCCGGGGCGGCTGGCGGATTTCCGGCGTCGTTCCTGGCCTTCACTCAAGCGACGCTGGAAGGCGGGTTCGCACTCGTGGCGGGACTGACGGGGCTGCCCGAGCAGCTCGATGGCGCGGACCTGGTGATCACCGGCGAAGGATCCATGGACTCGCAGTCGCTGACGGGCAAGGCACCCATCGCTCTGGCCGATTCGGCACACGGCCAAGGCATTCCGGTGATCGTGGTGGCCGGCAGGATCCTGGTGACCCCCGAGGAACTAGCCGGCCACGGTGTGGTGGCGGCGGCGCAGCTGCTCGACGTCGCGCAGCGCCGGGATGGAGTGCCAGACGCCGCGGACGCCGTGGCGAACGCGGCCAAATACCTCGCATGGGCCACGAGCCAGGTGCTCGAAGGGGTCTAAGCTCCCGTCCACCAAGGGACATGCCCCCCGGTGGATGCGAGGAGTGGACATAGTGCGAATATGCCCATTCCTGAGTGCCGAGAGGGGGCATGCTCAGAGTTTGATTGTGGGTTACTCGGCCTCACCGGGCAGATAATTAACGTACAAAGCATGGCTCTGACCTCTGCCATGCACCTACGATGCGACGACCCCGCCCGGGACGCCGTCACCGCCTGCCGGGCTGGCAGCCGGCCAGTACGGCACCATCGAATCGAGGAGCACACCATGTCCACCTTGAAGGAGCGGCTGCACGCAGACGTCGTCAGCCACATGAAGGATGGCAACCGCATCGCCCTGAACGCCACACGCAACGTCCTCAGCGAGATTGACACCCGTGAGAAAGCCGGCCAGACGCCGATCCAGCTTGACGACGCCCAGATCACCGCCATGTTGCAGAAGGAGGCTTCCGAATATCACGAGGTCGCCAGGCTTTACGAGGAGGCCGGAGAGTCCGAGCGTGCTGCTACGGAGATCGCGGATGCCGAGGTAATCGAGGCCTATCTGCCGGAACCACTGGCCGTAGGGGAAGTTGAGTCCATCGTTGACGAGGTCATCGCCTCGCTCAAGGCCGGCGGCGTGGAGCTGAGCCTGATGCACATGGGTTATGTCATGAAGCCGGTCACCGAAAAGGTCGGCGGCCGCTTCGACGGCAAGGCGCTCAGCGAGATTGTCCGCACGCGCCTCTCATAGCCGGCAATGGAGTCTGTACAGATCGTGTCCTTTAAACGTGCGCTTAGGGGACACGATCCGTACACAAAGTCGAGAGGCTAGGGTTCCATCTCCGGCTCGGCAACCGTCCCGCGCCAACGAGCGAGACCCTTCATGCCGTGGTAGACCACCAAGGCAGCGGCCGAGCCCAGTGCGATGCCCGTGAACTTCAGTTCGCCGATGGTCCACGTGTAATCCGCGATCCCGATAATCAAAGCAACCGCGGCAGTGGTCAGGTTGATGGGGTTGGAGAAGTTGACCTTGTTCTGCACCCAGATCTTCACGCCCAGGACGCCGATCATCCCGTAGAGCATCGTCGCGGCACCGCCCAGCACGCCGGGGGGAACGGTGGCAATCAGTTCGCCGAACTTGGGCGAGAAGCTCAGCAGGATGGCAAAGGCGCCGGCAACCCAATAGGCCGCCGTCGAGTAGACCTTCGTGGCCGCCATGACGCCGATGTTCTCGGCATACGTCGTGGTGCCGGAGCCGCCGCCGAATCCGGCGAGGACAGTCGCGACGCCGTCGGCCATCAACGCGCGGCCGGAGACGTCGTCGAGGTTTCGTCCGGTCATCGCCGCCACGGACTTCACGTGCCCCACGTTCTCGGCCACGAGCACCAGGACAACCGGGACGAACAGGCCCACGACGCCGAGGTGGAATTCGGGAGTCTGGAAGTGCGGCAGGCCGATCCACGAGGCCGAGTCCATCTTGGAGTAGTCCACCTCGCCGCGTGTCATGGCGGTGAGGTAACCCACCACCACGCCCACCAGGATGCTCAGACGGCCCAGAATGCCGCGGAAGAGGACGCTCACCAGGATGATCGTCACCAGCGTCACGAGGGCGGTGACCGGGGCCTTATCGAAGTTCGCCTTAGCGGCTGGCGCCAAGTTCAGGCCGATCAGGGCCACGATTGCGCCCGTGACAATAGGCGGCATGGTCCGGTTGATCCACTCAGCGCCGAACTTCTGCACCACCGCGCCGACAAGCGCCAGTACGACGCCGGCAAGCACCACGCCGCCCAGCGCGCCGGGAACGCCGAACTGCTGCTGGGACGCCAGGATGGGGGCGATGAAGGCAAAGCTGGAACCAAGGTAGCTGGGTACGCGGCCCTTCGTGATGACCAGGAACAATAGCGTGCCGATGCCGGAAAAGAGCAGTGTGGTGGCCGGTGGCATGCCCGTGATGATGGGCACCAGGAAGGTGGCTCCGAACATTGCGACGACGTGCTGCAGGCCGACGCCGATGGTCAACGGCCACGCCAGCCGCTCCTCGGGTGCCACCACGTGTCCCGGCCGGATCGTCTTGCCGTTGCCGTGCAGCTTCCATTTGGTTCCGAGCATGCTCATCGACGGGAGCCTTCCCTGAAAGTTGTGATTGTCCGGGTGCAACCTTACCGTCCGGACGGCCTGCCGATTCCTGTGTGTGGAACGTCACGTGGCTTCACGGGAAGAGGCGAGGGGAAGTTGAAGTTGCAACCATGGAAAGCATAAGCGCCCGGCCGTCCACGGCTGCGGGCACAGCGAAAGGTACGCGAATGACGATCGCCCACGAAGAAGCAGTGATTGACGCCGCAGCAGTCGACGCCATCTTTGCCGAAGCCCGCACCGCCAACTCCTTTGCCGGCGAGGTCTCCGAGGAGCAGGCACAGGCCATCTATGAACTGACCAAGTTCGGCCCGACGGCGTTCAACTCCCAGCCGTTGCGCGTCACCTATGTCCGCTCGGACGAGGCCCGCGCCAAGCTCGTCGAGACCCTCTCCCCGGGAAACAAGGCCAAGACCGCCTCTGCTCCGCTGGTCGCCGTCCTCTCGTATGACACCGCCTGGCACGAACAGTGGGACAAGTTCCTCCCGGTCTACTCCGCCCCGAAGGCCATGTACGACGCCAACCCTGAGTTCACCGCAACCACGGGCAACAACAACGCCCACCTGCAGGCCGGCTACTTCATCCTCGCCGTCCGCTCCCTCGGCTTCGCTGCCGGCCCGATGACCGGTGCCGACTTCGCTGCGATCGATGCCGAATTCTTCCCTGCTGGCGACCAGAAGAGCTTCCTCGTGGTCAACATCGGCCACCCGGGTCCGGACGCCTTCGGCGAAGCCAAGCCGAAGTTCGCGTACGAGGACGTCGTCCGCACCGTCTAACCCTCGCTCACTTTTAGGGCCTTTTCCGCCGACGCTCGCTCACTCTTGTGAGCGAGCGTTCGCGCTTAAGGCGGTATATCTGAGCGGGCGTTGGTGTTAGGGGCGATATATCTGATGGAGGGTTTTCAGTTCAGGCCAGATATGCGAGCGAGGGTTTTCCTCGACCGACGCTCGCTCACCTTTGGCGCCTTTTTCGCCGACGCCCGCTCACGTCTGTGATTCGGAGCGGCGTCACGGTGGCAAGATTTCCTTATGCGGAACCTGATTCTGGTGGCGTTCGTCGAAGCCGTGGCTGATGGGCTGGTCTTCCCGCGCAGTGACTGGCCGCTACACATCACCCTGTTGAGGTTCGACGTCGATCCCTCCGATGAGGACGACGTCGCCGCGCGCCTCACCGAGCTTGTCACCGCTCCCGCGATGGGCGCCTTGGGGGCGGATCTCACCGTAGGGCCCGACGCCGGATTCGGTCACCAAGGATCGATCCCGGTGAGCCTCGTGGAACACCATCCCATTTTGCAGGGCCTCCACGAGGAATTGTTCGACGCCGTGGCAAGCGTCGGAGGGCGCGCAGCGACCCCGCGCTACGTCATGGAGAACTACCGTCCGCATATTTCGCATCACGACGGCAAGCGCCCCAAGCCGGGTGACGCCGTCGTGCTCGACCAGATCGCGCTGGTGGACATGGCGCCGGAAGGCAACCACACCATTCGCCGGATCCTCAAGTTGTGGCGCCTCCCGGCCGGGCCAAACTAGCGCGGGCTAGGAGATCACGCCGTCCACGAGCGCCTTGGCCTCGTCCTGGACCTGCTTGAGGTGGTCGGCACCCTTGAAGGACTCGGCGTAGATCTTGTAGACGTCCTCGGTTCCGGACGGGCGGGCCGCGAACCAGGCGTTCTCCGTGACAACCTTGAGGCCGCCGATCGAGGCGCCGTTGCCGGGAGCCTCGGTCAGCTTGGCAGTGATGTCCTCGCCCGCCAGCGTGGTGGCGGTGACATCCGCGGCGGAGAGCTTGCCGAGCTTGGCCTTCTGCTCACGCGTGGCGGCGGCGTCGATCCGTGCGTAGACGGGCGCACCGAACTGGTCCGTGAGGCCCTTGTACAGCTGGGACGGCGACTTGCCCGTGACAGCCGTGATCTCCGACGCCAGGAGGGCCAACAGGATGCCGTCCTTGTCAGTGGTCCAGACGCTTCCATCGCGCTTGTTGAAGGAAGCGCCCGCGGATTCTTCGCCACCGAAGGCGCCCTCGCCGGAGAGCAGGCCGGGGACGAACCACTTGAAGCCCACGGGGACTTCCACGAGCTTGCGGCCCAGTCCGGCAGCTACGCGATCAA
This genomic interval from Arthrobacter sp. FW306-2-2C-D06B contains the following:
- a CDS encoding RNA polymerase sigma factor; translation: MVHISEIGNIFRKEYGRSVAVLVRVLGSIEAAEDAVQDAFAEAVARWPDAGLPPSPAGWIITTARNRAIDRLRREASGREKLAQAALLHGDENRDESSDEPEGIEVDAVEDDRLRLIFTCCHPAINRAAQVALTLKLLCGLSTAEIAHAFLVPEPTMAQRLVRAKGKIRDAHIPYRVPSGAELPERLKSVLAVVYLVFNEGYAASSGAGLVREDLCREALRLGRLIVELMPDEPEAKGLLALMLLLNARRAARTTSDGGLVLLADQDRSLWDRDQIAEGQSLVRQCLKRNQPGPYQLQAAINAVHSDAAQPANTDWRQILALYGQLLAMAPTPVVALNRAVALAEVEGPAAGLAAVDVLELGNYYLFHAVRADLLRRLGRNTEAVAAYRAAQERTDNDAERDFLEGRVWVLTTTGPGLAAPTSDDPRGP
- a CDS encoding YciI family protein, whose product is MSRYLLSIYQPDGPAPEPEVLNKIMADLDVLNQEMRDAGAWVFTGGLHPASTSTVVRVNDGEVLTTDGPFAEAKEHVGGLWVIEAPDLDVALGWGRKAAQATTLPIEVRPFAGYRE
- a CDS encoding glycerate kinase produces the protein MRILIAPDKFKGSLTAAEAASAMAEGALRVYPDAVVTQFPIADGGEGTLEAAVAAGYEERINAVVGPILKPVGAAWAIRQNAFGGATAVIETAQASGLAHMDPTPENALRAHSYGCGQLIAAALDAGATEIVLGVGGSAMSDGGSGALRALGLKPLDAAGNVVPLGGGSLADVVSLDVSGLDPRLTAVRFRIAVDVQNPLFGSDGAAHVFGPQKGADEDAVELLDAGLRNWASLLRAVVGQDVNVPGAGAAGGFPASFLAFTQATLEGGFALVAGLTGLPEQLDGADLVITGEGSMDSQSLTGKAPIALADSAHGQGIPVIVVAGRILVTPEELAGHGVVAAAQLLDVAQRRDGVPDAADAVANAAKYLAWATSQVLEGV
- a CDS encoding GatB/YqeY domain-containing protein, which translates into the protein MALTSAMHLRCDDPARDAVTACRAGSRPVRHHRIEEHTMSTLKERLHADVVSHMKDGNRIALNATRNVLSEIDTREKAGQTPIQLDDAQITAMLQKEASEYHEVARLYEEAGESERAATEIADAEVIEAYLPEPLAVGEVESIVDEVIASLKAGGVELSLMHMGYVMKPVTEKVGGRFDGKALSEIVRTRLS
- a CDS encoding uracil-xanthine permease family protein, whose amino-acid sequence is MSMLGTKWKLHGNGKTIRPGHVVAPEERLAWPLTIGVGLQHVVAMFGATFLVPIITGMPPATTLLFSGIGTLLFLVITKGRVPSYLGSSFAFIAPILASQQQFGVPGALGGVVLAGVVLALVGAVVQKFGAEWINRTMPPIVTGAIVALIGLNLAPAAKANFDKAPVTALVTLVTIILVSVLFRGILGRLSILVGVVVGYLTAMTRGEVDYSKMDSASWIGLPHFQTPEFHLGVVGLFVPVVLVLVAENVGHVKSVAAMTGRNLDDVSGRALMADGVATVLAGFGGGSGTTTYAENIGVMAATKVYSTAAYWVAGAFAILLSFSPKFGELIATVPPGVLGGAATMLYGMIGVLGVKIWVQNKVNFSNPINLTTAAVALIIGIADYTWTIGELKFTGIALGSAAALVVYHGMKGLARWRGTVAEPEMEP
- a CDS encoding malonic semialdehyde reductase codes for the protein MTIAHEEAVIDAAAVDAIFAEARTANSFAGEVSEEQAQAIYELTKFGPTAFNSQPLRVTYVRSDEARAKLVETLSPGNKAKTASAPLVAVLSYDTAWHEQWDKFLPVYSAPKAMYDANPEFTATTGNNNAHLQAGYFILAVRSLGFAAGPMTGADFAAIDAEFFPAGDQKSFLVVNIGHPGPDAFGEAKPKFAYEDVVRTV
- a CDS encoding 2'-5' RNA ligase family protein codes for the protein MRNLILVAFVEAVADGLVFPRSDWPLHITLLRFDVDPSDEDDVAARLTELVTAPAMGALGADLTVGPDAGFGHQGSIPVSLVEHHPILQGLHEELFDAVASVGGRAATPRYVMENYRPHISHHDGKRPKPGDAVVLDQIALVDMAPEGNHTIRRILKLWRLPAGPN